A window of the Cystobacter fuscus genome harbors these coding sequences:
- a CDS encoding bifunctional serine/threonine-protein kinase/formylglycine-generating enzyme family protein, producing MSKCLTDELLARLLDDQLTVEERSRVHRHIDECAPCHALVAAVVHNGSSRGDPGLSPPASTESFSRTSLPVPGWRPPAAFDEFRLVRPLGKGAMGIVYLAEDTRLGRQVAVKFIAAHQPGIRVLERFQNEARAIAKLQHPNVVTVFRTGEVGGHPFIVSEYIEGQTLSQLSLPLPWRRVLGLGIGLARGLAEAHEQQVLHRDIKPSNVLLTQGGEVKLLDFGLAQFAGTEATPEASGARQIAGTPRYMAPELFRGTSAAPRSDLYALGLVLYELCTGTLPPRSGDPLPSPGASPPPPTRTDVLPPLTELVPGIDPDFAALIERCLHPDPEKRYASSRALCAALEKLQVPEVLSEGNPYRGLAPFEAEHRALFFGRDEDIRQVVERLRRGTLVLVAGDSGVGKSSLCRAGILPRISQGALDEYRDFTCLTLEPGRHPLTALAAALAPILKKTEAELSDWLTGEPGRLGPALRAAYLERRGLLLFVDQLEELITLGEPVQAEHFARLLGELGALNVSVSGVRVLLTVRGDFLTRVGALPGLDGAVERSLYLLQPLSPKGVREAIVGPARSRGVSFESEALLQTLVEAATRGAGSLPLLQFALAELWERRDPIQGRITQEALEAMGGVAGALSRHADALLSRLSAAEQLAARRLLGRLITAEGTRGARSEEELSSSPDARTALRVLAEGRLVHARTVEKRASYEIAHEALIASWTTLRHWLDEDAGQRALRQRLEAAGAEWVRLGNAEDLLWRKRQLDEARTLEGSLLGTRERDFLRASHHAVRRRRLRIGLAVGLVVLGGGLLSGGLLLREYLGTQRFVGERMATAQAALATGNDLSQRVKKSREDALQLFEGRDPEDSREERAPQNFWPRAEATWAQTLKELDRADAAHAEAASALDDILERVAQNAQARELRIELTYKRILLAETFYDRKERDRLLRDFRRQAAHNPEWLKRLETPAVLDIKTTPPDVSVEIKRYVDDESGGRRLKSVPGLGPLGKTPVADVHLPAGSYRLRFQREGSEPVDLPLLLERGQSESIDLKLPSTVPEGYIYIPPGRFLLGSGDPEDVRDFMHSSPLHSVYYDRGYLIGRTEVTLRDWMTYLESGDATEEERRLLETPRLGTTGALTLLRLPDKRWRYSLIQPNGTVLTARSGEPLRYPGRRLRQEQDWRRFPLTGVSVKTLKGFLTWLDRTGKLPGARLCNETEWLRAARGADDRRHPHGNRLQKDDANIDITYDRQPNDFGPDEVGTHPESVSPFGLQDMAGNAFEITQAAVPDLGGFVILGGAWYYERIGTFVSNRQAFTSAASDSTVGVRLCADWPPAVSTTAEIRGRREKKESAE from the coding sequence ATGTCTAAATGTCTGACCGATGAACTCCTCGCCAGGTTGCTCGACGACCAGCTGACGGTGGAAGAGCGGTCACGCGTACATCGGCACATCGATGAGTGCGCCCCGTGCCATGCACTCGTCGCCGCGGTCGTCCACAATGGCTCCTCCAGAGGAGACCCCGGCCTGTCGCCTCCCGCGAGCACGGAGAGCTTCTCGCGGACCTCGCTCCCCGTGCCCGGTTGGAGACCACCCGCCGCGTTCGATGAGTTCCGTCTGGTGCGCCCGCTCGGCAAGGGCGCCATGGGCATCGTCTACCTCGCGGAGGACACCCGGTTGGGCCGGCAGGTCGCGGTGAAGTTCATCGCCGCGCACCAGCCAGGGATCCGAGTGCTCGAGCGCTTCCAGAACGAGGCGCGTGCCATCGCGAAGCTCCAGCACCCCAACGTCGTCACCGTCTTCCGCACCGGCGAGGTCGGTGGCCATCCCTTCATCGTCTCCGAATACATCGAGGGACAGACGCTGTCCCAGCTCTCCCTGCCTCTGCCCTGGAGGCGCGTCCTGGGGCTGGGCATCGGGCTGGCTCGCGGGCTCGCGGAGGCCCATGAGCAGCAGGTGCTCCACCGCGATATCAAGCCCTCCAACGTCCTGCTCACCCAGGGAGGCGAGGTGAAGCTGCTGGACTTCGGCCTGGCCCAGTTCGCAGGGACCGAGGCGACTCCCGAAGCGAGTGGTGCGCGCCAGATCGCGGGCACGCCCCGGTACATGGCGCCCGAGCTTTTTCGCGGCACGTCAGCCGCTCCTCGCAGCGACCTCTACGCGCTCGGTCTGGTCCTCTACGAGCTGTGCACCGGCACGCTGCCGCCACGCTCCGGCGATCCACTCCCTTCTCCAGGCGCGTCGCCCCCGCCGCCCACCAGGACGGATGTCCTCCCGCCACTCACCGAACTCGTCCCCGGTATCGATCCCGACTTCGCCGCGCTCATCGAGCGCTGTCTCCACCCCGATCCCGAGAAGCGCTATGCCTCGTCCAGGGCCTTGTGTGCCGCGCTCGAGAAGCTCCAGGTGCCGGAGGTCCTCTCCGAGGGCAATCCCTACCGGGGCCTGGCCCCCTTCGAGGCCGAGCACCGCGCGCTCTTCTTCGGGCGCGACGAGGACATCCGCCAGGTGGTGGAGCGCCTGCGTCGCGGCACCCTCGTCCTCGTCGCCGGAGACTCGGGAGTCGGCAAGTCCTCGCTGTGCCGCGCCGGAATCCTTCCCCGCATCTCCCAGGGCGCGCTCGATGAGTACCGCGACTTCACCTGCCTCACGCTGGAGCCCGGCCGCCATCCACTCACGGCCCTCGCCGCCGCGCTCGCGCCCATCCTCAAGAAGACGGAAGCCGAACTGAGTGACTGGCTGACCGGAGAGCCCGGACGGCTGGGGCCCGCGCTCCGGGCGGCGTACCTGGAGCGGCGGGGCCTGCTCCTCTTCGTCGATCAGCTCGAGGAGCTCATCACCCTCGGCGAGCCCGTCCAGGCGGAGCACTTCGCCCGACTCCTGGGCGAGCTGGGCGCGCTCAACGTTTCCGTGTCCGGCGTGCGCGTGCTCCTCACCGTGCGGGGCGACTTCCTCACCCGAGTGGGAGCCCTGCCTGGCCTGGACGGCGCGGTCGAGCGGTCGCTCTACCTGCTCCAACCGCTCAGTCCCAAGGGGGTGCGCGAGGCCATCGTTGGTCCCGCGCGAAGCCGCGGTGTGAGCTTCGAGTCCGAGGCCCTCCTCCAGACGCTCGTCGAGGCCGCGACGCGCGGCGCGGGCAGCCTGCCGCTCCTCCAGTTCGCGCTGGCCGAGCTGTGGGAGCGCCGAGACCCCATCCAGGGCCGCATCACCCAGGAGGCGCTGGAGGCCATGGGCGGCGTGGCCGGCGCGTTGTCGAGACACGCGGATGCCTTGCTCTCGCGGCTCAGCGCGGCCGAGCAGCTCGCCGCGCGCCGGCTGCTCGGCCGCCTCATCACCGCCGAGGGTACCCGGGGCGCGCGGAGCGAGGAGGAACTCTCCTCCTCCCCGGATGCCCGCACCGCCCTGCGAGTCCTCGCCGAAGGGCGCCTGGTGCATGCGCGCACCGTGGAGAAGCGGGCCAGCTACGAGATCGCCCATGAGGCGCTCATCGCGAGCTGGACGACGCTGCGTCACTGGTTGGACGAGGACGCGGGGCAGCGCGCGCTCCGGCAGCGCCTGGAGGCGGCGGGAGCCGAGTGGGTGCGCCTGGGAAACGCCGAGGATCTCCTCTGGCGCAAGCGTCAGCTCGACGAGGCGCGGACACTCGAGGGCTCTCTCCTGGGCACGCGCGAACGGGACTTCCTCCGGGCTTCCCATCACGCGGTGCGTCGCCGTCGCCTGCGCATCGGACTCGCCGTCGGTCTCGTGGTGCTCGGAGGGGGGCTCCTCTCCGGTGGGCTGCTCCTGCGCGAGTACCTGGGCACCCAGCGCTTCGTTGGCGAGCGGATGGCCACCGCCCAGGCCGCGCTCGCCACGGGGAATGACTTGAGCCAGCGCGTCAAGAAAAGCCGAGAGGACGCACTCCAACTGTTCGAAGGACGGGACCCCGAGGATTCCCGCGAGGAGCGGGCCCCCCAGAATTTCTGGCCACGGGCGGAAGCCACGTGGGCCCAGACCCTCAAGGAGCTCGACCGGGCAGACGCCGCCCATGCCGAAGCGGCGAGCGCCCTCGACGACATCCTCGAGCGTGTTGCCCAGAACGCCCAGGCGCGAGAGCTCCGCATCGAACTCACCTACAAGCGCATCCTGCTCGCCGAGACGTTCTATGACCGGAAGGAGCGCGACCGGCTCCTGCGAGACTTCAGGCGCCAGGCGGCTCACAACCCGGAATGGCTGAAGCGACTCGAGACTCCGGCCGTACTCGACATCAAGACCACGCCGCCGGACGTGAGCGTCGAGATCAAACGATATGTGGACGATGAGTCTGGGGGGCGACGGCTCAAGTCCGTGCCAGGCCTCGGACCACTCGGGAAGACTCCGGTGGCTGACGTGCATCTCCCGGCGGGCAGCTATCGCCTCCGCTTCCAGCGCGAGGGCTCGGAGCCGGTCGACCTGCCCCTCTTGCTCGAGCGCGGACAGTCGGAGTCAATCGACCTCAAACTGCCCTCCACCGTGCCCGAGGGCTACATCTACATTCCCCCCGGACGCTTTCTCCTGGGCAGCGGGGATCCGGAGGACGTGCGGGATTTCATGCACAGCTCCCCCCTGCACTCGGTGTACTACGACAGAGGCTACCTCATTGGCAGGACCGAGGTGACTCTGCGCGACTGGATGACGTACCTCGAGTCCGGGGACGCGACGGAGGAGGAGCGGCGCCTCCTGGAAACCCCGCGCCTCGGCACGACCGGTGCGCTCACGCTGCTGCGTCTGCCCGACAAAAGATGGCGCTACTCTCTCATCCAACCCAATGGCACCGTCCTCACAGCGCGCTCCGGCGAGCCTCTTCGCTATCCCGGCCGGCGCCTTCGCCAGGAACAGGACTGGCGCCGCTTTCCCCTGACCGGGGTCTCCGTCAAGACTCTCAAGGGCTTCCTCACCTGGCTCGATCGCACCGGAAAACTTCCGGGAGCGCGCCTGTGCAACGAGACCGAGTGGCTCCGCGCAGCCCGCGGCGCGGATGACCGGCGGCATCCCCACGGCAACCGGCTCCAGAAGGACGATGCCAATATCGACATCACCTATGACCGGCAGCCCAATGATTTCGGACCCGATGAGGTGGGGACCCATCCCGAGTCGGTCAGTCCCTTCGGGCTCCAGGACATGGCGGGCAATGCCTTCGAAATCACCCAGGCGGCCGTACCGGACCTCGGGGGCTTCGTCATCCTGGGTGGTGCCTGGTATTACGAGCGCATCGGGACGTTCGTCAGCAATCGTCAAGCGTTCACCTCCGCGGCCTCTGACTCCACGGTGGGTGTGCGCCTCTGTGCCGACTGGCCCCCCGCCGTGAGCACCACCGCTGAAATCCGCGGCCGACGCGAAAAAAAAGAAAGTGCTGAATAG
- a CDS encoding sigma-70 family RNA polymerase sigma factor, which produces MSDDPFFPENLLRGAYELGRSRWPRLDLSYQVFAAYLLQRLNPADPEIPLAQVLDKLHIADLYLACACVYNVPEAIPTLEQHCLTRLRDSLHPPSSSLDDVLQMVRVHLLLGTSTTEPKLPTYRGKSKLSSWIRVIAVRMLLHQNQKAPVDEGPEENVLKALAALPTPGPDAELGLIKSRFKRDFNQALRESFAALSYEQRNLLRFYYIDELTTTELGKLLGVAQPTASRRLSDARAAVYEETRRRLQERLRLSSQEFESMLNVVRSQLDLSLSQLLKEEEEDPEKD; this is translated from the coding sequence ATGTCGGATGATCCTTTCTTTCCCGAGAACCTCCTTCGTGGTGCCTACGAGTTGGGGCGGAGCCGCTGGCCACGACTGGACCTGTCCTATCAGGTCTTCGCGGCCTATCTATTACAGCGACTGAATCCAGCCGATCCAGAGATTCCGCTCGCGCAGGTGCTCGACAAACTCCATATCGCCGACCTCTACCTCGCGTGCGCCTGCGTGTACAACGTGCCCGAGGCCATTCCAACACTGGAGCAGCACTGCTTGACGCGGCTGCGAGACTCACTCCATCCGCCTTCGTCGTCGCTGGACGATGTCTTGCAGATGGTCCGTGTGCATCTGCTGCTCGGCACGAGCACGACCGAGCCGAAACTTCCCACCTACCGAGGAAAGTCCAAGCTGTCGAGCTGGATTCGCGTCATCGCCGTGCGCATGCTCCTGCATCAGAATCAGAAGGCACCCGTCGACGAAGGGCCCGAGGAGAACGTGCTCAAGGCGCTCGCGGCCCTGCCCACGCCCGGGCCCGACGCGGAACTGGGCCTCATCAAGAGCAGATTCAAGCGCGATTTCAACCAGGCCTTGCGAGAGTCCTTCGCCGCGTTGTCATACGAGCAGCGGAACCTGCTCCGGTTCTACTATATCGATGAGCTGACGACGACCGAGCTGGGCAAACTGCTCGGAGTGGCACAGCCGACGGCGTCGCGCAGGCTCTCGGATGCACGGGCCGCCGTCTACGAAGAGACACGGAGGCGCCTCCAGGAGCGCCTCCGTCTGTCTTCGCAAGAGTTCGAGAGCATGCTGAACGTCGTCAGGAGCCAGCTCGACCTGAGCCTCAGCCAGCTCTTGAAGGAGGAAGAGGAGGACCCGGAGAAGGATTGA